The Triticum aestivum cultivar Chinese Spring chromosome 4B, IWGSC CS RefSeq v2.1, whole genome shotgun sequence sequence AAAAGATTCATAAACTGAGGGGAACTTACGTAGAAAATAATTGAAGTAGGCACTTCATATGGTGAGAACATTACTCACTTAAGAATAGAAAGCATGTTAAAATATCTCATAGAAATCTGATCATGCAAGAAGAGAATTCATGGTGTAGCTCCAAGACCTGTATCCATTGGTGACCCTCTACTATAATTATGCTTTATCTCAAAGTAGCGTTATTGTGGCTCACATCAATGGATTGGTTTGTGGTAGTATTGTAACCTATGTTTGGGTTCATTCCACCATTGCTACTATCGGTGTAGAATCCACTGTCACCTCGTTCGAAGCCTTCCTCGAGGTCGAGGCACTCCTGTAGCTGCATCACGACATCAGTCATGGAGGGCCGTTGCAGGGGCGATTGCGCAGTGCACTTGAGTGCAATCTCCGTAGTCTTCCAAACGGCATTGATGTCATGATCACCTTGCATACGTGTATCCACCACACCCTCAATGTCGCCCCATGCAAGCCGCTGCCGTGCCCAGTTGATGAGGGGGATGGACTCGGGATTGCGTAGGATGGCTGGCTTCCCAGTGACGAGCTCTAGCAGCACAACACCAAAGCTGTACACGTCACTCTTGGTCGACGGCTGCATTGTTCTTTGGTACCTGTAGGCATGTGCGTTCACTCAGAAAAACACTTCATGCATAGAGGTTATTTTGGTGGAGCGCGGAAGAGGTCGACGTACTCTGGAGCTGCATATCCAAGTGTGCCTGCAAATGTGTTAGTTGATACGTGGGTGTCATCCTCGCAGTTGAAAGCCTTGGACAAGCCAAAATCGGCAATCTTGGCCTCCAGCCTTGCGTTTAACAAGATGTTGGTGGTTTTCACATCCCTGTGAATTATAGGTGGGCTACATCCCTTGTGAAGGTACTCCAGTCCTGCACATCACCAGTCTAGCCAATGCTCAAGATTCTTCAAGCACAACGTGTTCAACAGTGGGTCACTGCATTTTCATTGCTGTACCTTGTGCCGTTTCAAGTGCTACTCGAAGTCTTCGTCTCCAGGGTAAGCATCGCATGTTGCCATCTTCTCCTTCAAGTATATATAGACATTGTAAATTTCAGCCCAGTTGGTACTTAAAGggtcatatataaatatactatgcTTATGGCATCGACTCCTGCATCTCTAACTAGGAGATAAAACCTTGTATTTTGAGGTTGTCGGTATTCGGCTTAAATGAAAATTCAGGTGGTCAGTTTGCCCTTCAAATTGCAGACTGATGAAATTTTAAAGCTATATTGTCAAATTCACAACATACATACCTGCAATATGCTCTTTTAGGGATCCTTGAGGCATGTACTCATAGACAAGTGCCATGTGCCCCCCATTGTTGCAGTAACCAATCATGGACACAAGATTCTTGTGATGAATAAGGGCTAAAACATGAGCCTGGACAAGAGATCACGAGTTAGTGAAATTTCTTGGTAGAATTTCTGTCTACCAACAAGAACTACCTCTGCAAGGAACTCTTTGACGCCCTGATTTGAAGAATGAGACCTTAACTTTACTGCCACCTCAGTACCCTTCTCCAGGGAGCCGTGAAAGACGTACCCAAACCCTCCTCTTCCAAGCGGTCGTTGGAAGTTGTTCGTAATCACCTCCAGTTCCATGTATGTGAACTGACGGTTCTCAAGTGGAAGTGAAATAATCCAGTCGCCGTCATTCGTCACCTTCACAGGGTTTCTGATTGATCCTATGTGGGCAACACGTGCCATCACAAACATCAATGATGCATTTTCACaaatggggagggggggggggggggggggcagagagtTTTGTCCTCATTCCAAAGACTCACCTTGCTTTCTTTTTCTTTGTAACCAAAAGCATAGTATTGCCACTAACACTAATGCCACAATAACAACTACCGGAACTACTATGTGAATAGCTAGTTTGTTATCTCCTTTAGTAGGCTGGCATGTATTCCCATTAGAACAGAGGTCAGGATTGTTGCCATACctacaatgaaatgaaatgaagttACTTAATCGAACTTACTGGGAACCAGGTTGGATGCTATCAGGAAAAAAAACAGAGGGAAATCACCTTAGATCCAAGGAGCCATCTTGAACTTTTTTTAGAAGTCCAAAGGGAATTGATCCACTGAGCTTGTTGTTTGAGAGATCTCTACAGAAAAATAATAATATTGTCATGAGTGAAAAGAAACAGTATGGGAACATTCAAATCAACTGGATCACAATAGTTGCGAATCTTACAAAAATATTAATGACGGTAATCGTGAAAGGGTGTCTGGAATTGAACCTATCAAGTTGTTGTTTGACAGATCCCTGCAACATATAGACCGAATATTTCCTTCTACCACTTTTGTCAAAAAGAATTGTACAAGTATGGGTAGAAGTACGAGTATCAGACATGACGTACAAGTATCGGACATCCGTGAGATTTGCAAACTCAGGTGATATAGTATAATTCAGACCACTGAAGGAGACATTTCTACATATATATTAACATCAAAGCAGCTAATCAGTTTTATGACacaacatcacaacataactgagtaGAGTAGAGATATAAATTACTTACACGTTTGAGATAATTGGGGGCTTGGAACTGGCATAGATGCATGTTAGTCCATCCCAGACCATAGTATCGGGAACGCATGGGTCACCCATCCAATTCTTCTGCACCTGGTACCTCTCCTTGATGGTCATGATGGCAGACACTGCTAAAATAAAAACCAAAGATAAATTTTCAGTAACATAACATGCATAGAGGATAATGACCAGTGAGCTAGATAGCTCATGTATGTGCGTAGGACCGCACCGTCCTGTGAGTTGGTGCCGTAGGTGGTGGTTGGAATGATGGAGAATAGCTCGAGGGCGTTTATGATGGGCGGCATCGTTGAGTTGGCCGTGGCGTTGATGGACAACAAGTACTGGCTGGCATGAAATGGCTCAGTTGAGTAGGTGTAACCATCATCAAGGTACGGCGGAGTGTAGGCTGTTGTGGTCTCTTCTCCATTCCGATAGATGGTGTATTGTCGTAGTGTATTATTGGGGAGAGATTTTAGTTCAGAGAAGTACATCATTTCAATGTACCCCAGGGACCGGTCACTAGGGGAACTCTGGAGGTCCATGGTGAACTCTATGTTGCTGGAGAAGTTCTTGGGCGTGATGGCCGTCTGCATCACTGCCTGGGGTGGCTGGAATTGGTCGTCACCAATGTCCACCTTCATCTCCGTTGATATCTCATCCCAGTAAGCTGTTGCACCGCCAGAAGCAGGGAACCACATGCGGTCGAAAGGATCATCAGGGTACCTA is a genomic window containing:
- the LOC123094169 gene encoding putative leucine-rich repeat receptor-like serine/threonine-protein kinase At2g19230 — encoded protein: MELPTPRTMSWLLLPCLVAAGILQAPAQPNPAGFISIDCGLPGETGYVDNITTLSYTTDASFIDAYAGSNHNISTKYMTSTLPNNWWYTLRSFPSGARNCYTLGLLMPGLKYLIRAKFLYGNYDGLDRLPISFDLYVGVDFWMRVNIQVSDTWVLAEAIVMVSRDSLQVCLVNTGGGVPFISALDLRPLRNKIYPQANMTHGLVLVDRINFGPDDGSATIRYPDDPFDRMWFPASGGATAYWDEISTEMKVDIGDDQFQPPQAVMQTAITPKNFSSNIEFTMDLQSSPSDRSLGYIEMMYFSELKSLPNNTLRQYTIYRNGEETTTAYTPPYLDDGYTYSTEPFHASQYLLSINATANSTMPPIINALELFSIIPTTTYGTNSQDVSAIMTIKERYQVQKNWMGDPCVPDTMVWDGLTCIYASSKPPIISNVNVSFSGLNYTISPEFANLTDVRYLDLSNNNLIGSIPDTLSRLPSLIFLDLSNNKLSGSIPFGLLKKVQDGSLDLRYGNNPDLCSNGNTCQPTKGDNKLAIHIVVPVVVIVALVLVAILCFWLQRKRKQGSIRNPVKVTNDGDWIISLPLENRQFTYMELEVITNNFQRPLGRGGFGYVFHGSLEKGTEVAVKLRSHSSNQGVKEFLAEAHVLALIHHKNLVSMIGYCNNGGHMALVYEYMPQGSLKEHIAGEDGNMRCLPWRRRLRVALETAQGLEYLHKGCSPPIIHRDVKTTNILLNARLEAKIADFGLSKAFNCEDDTHVSTNTFAGTLGYAAPEYQRTMQPSTKSDVYSFGVVLLELVTGKPAILRNPESIPLINWARQRLAWGDIEGVVDTRMQGDHDINAVWKTTEIALKCTAQSPLQRPSMTDVVMQLQECLDLEEGFERGDSGFYTDSSNGGMNPNIGYNTTTNQSIDVSHNNATLR